One window from the genome of Desulfovibrio aminophilus encodes:
- the plsY gene encoding glycerol-3-phosphate 1-O-acyltransferase PlsY, with protein MTLLWMVLAYLLGSVPFGLILAKTLCGVDPREDGSRNTGATNVARLCGTKYGVLVLALDILKGYAPAALAVSGHAGATSASLVALCAILGHVYSPWLHFKGGKAVATTIGAFLALMPLGTILSVLACVGIIALTGYVSLGSLTLALCLPVFALLTGKIAFLPLALVVMLLLFWRHRENIRRLARGEEMPWRRKKESE; from the coding sequence ATGACCCTCTTGTGGATGGTGCTCGCCTATCTTCTCGGCTCCGTGCCCTTCGGCCTGATCCTGGCCAAGACCCTCTGCGGGGTGGACCCGCGCGAGGACGGCAGCCGCAACACCGGAGCCACCAACGTGGCCCGGCTCTGCGGCACGAAATACGGCGTCCTGGTCCTGGCCCTGGACATCCTCAAGGGCTACGCCCCGGCGGCCCTGGCCGTCTCAGGCCACGCGGGCGCGACGTCCGCCAGCCTGGTGGCCCTCTGCGCCATCCTCGGCCACGTCTATTCGCCCTGGCTGCACTTCAAGGGCGGCAAGGCCGTGGCCACGACCATCGGCGCGTTCCTGGCCCTGATGCCCCTGGGCACGATCCTCTCCGTACTGGCCTGCGTCGGGATCATCGCCCTCACCGGCTACGTCTCCCTCGGCTCCCTGACCCTGGCCCTCTGCCTGCCGGTCTTCGCCCTGCTCACCGGCAAGATCGCCTTCCTGCCCCTGGCCCTGGTGGTCATGCTCCTGCTCTTCTGGCGGCACCGCGAGAACATCCGCCGCCTGGCCCGGGGCGAGGAGATGCCCTGGCGGCGCAAGAAGGAATCCGAATGA
- the hflX gene encoding GTPase HflX: MKRLTRLYTRRFPQAAPYSHEQAWELSSISREIGRQVALLIDRQGYPFLVLVGDPAAILIPELPRLRLGAGRLRGLRLLHTHLSGETLSQEDLMDMVFLRLDSVGALTVSDAGEPERFQWAHLLPPNPEGRSHDVAQPARWDRVEELDLGAQVAALEEELARLDSAREAGGGERALLVSVAAAPRALQERSLEELAELARTAGLDPVGTVVQRVSVLNSKFILGKGKLADLEVRALQTGAAVILFDQDLSPSQLRNLGELTERRVLDRTQLILDIFAQHATSRAGKLQVEMAQLKYALPRLVGKNRAMSRLVGGIGGRGPGETKLEIDRRRARDRIARLKKELEDVRRRRGQTRERRAKAGLPVVSLVGYTNAGKSTLLNTLTQSGVLAENKLFATLDPTSRRIRFPRDREVVLTDTVGFIRRLPPDLREAFRATLEELESADVLVHVADASHPEAEEQIEAVESILRELELDEAPRILALNKWDLLDEEARETARRLHPQAIPISALERPGLEPLVQAILSLIPWDKRDKARAPGE; this comes from the coding sequence ATCAAGCGTCTGACCCGGCTCTACACCCGGCGCTTCCCCCAGGCCGCGCCCTACAGCCACGAGCAGGCCTGGGAGCTGTCCTCCATCAGCCGCGAGATCGGCCGCCAGGTGGCCCTGCTCATCGACCGGCAGGGCTATCCCTTCCTGGTCCTGGTGGGCGATCCGGCGGCCATCCTCATTCCCGAGCTGCCGCGCCTGCGCCTGGGCGCCGGGCGTCTGCGCGGCCTGCGCCTGCTGCACACGCACCTCTCCGGCGAGACGCTCTCCCAGGAAGACCTCATGGACATGGTCTTTCTGCGCCTGGACAGCGTGGGCGCGCTCACCGTGAGCGACGCGGGAGAGCCCGAGCGCTTCCAGTGGGCCCACCTCCTGCCGCCCAACCCCGAGGGCCGGAGCCACGACGTGGCCCAGCCCGCGCGTTGGGACCGGGTGGAGGAGCTGGACCTGGGCGCGCAGGTGGCGGCCCTGGAGGAGGAGCTGGCCCGGCTGGATTCGGCCCGGGAGGCCGGGGGCGGGGAGCGCGCGCTGCTGGTCAGCGTGGCCGCCGCGCCCCGCGCCCTGCAGGAACGCTCCCTGGAGGAACTGGCCGAGCTGGCCCGCACGGCCGGGCTCGACCCCGTGGGCACGGTGGTCCAGCGCGTGTCCGTGCTCAACTCCAAGTTCATCCTGGGCAAGGGCAAGCTGGCCGACCTGGAGGTCCGCGCCCTGCAGACCGGGGCGGCGGTGATCCTCTTCGACCAGGATCTTTCGCCTTCCCAGCTGCGCAACCTGGGAGAACTCACCGAGCGCCGGGTGCTGGACCGCACGCAGCTCATCCTGGACATCTTCGCCCAGCACGCCACGTCCCGGGCGGGCAAGCTCCAGGTGGAGATGGCCCAGCTCAAGTACGCCCTGCCGCGCCTGGTGGGCAAGAACAGGGCCATGTCCCGGCTGGTGGGCGGCATCGGCGGACGCGGCCCGGGCGAGACCAAGCTGGAGATCGACCGCCGCCGCGCCCGCGACCGCATCGCCCGGCTCAAGAAGGAGCTGGAGGACGTGCGCCGCCGGCGCGGCCAGACCCGCGAGCGCCGGGCCAAGGCCGGGCTGCCCGTGGTCTCCCTGGTGGGCTACACCAACGCGGGCAAGTCCACGCTCCTGAACACCCTGACCCAGAGCGGGGTGCTGGCCGAGAACAAGCTCTTCGCCACCCTGGACCCCACGAGCCGACGCATCCGCTTCCCCCGCGACCGCGAGGTGGTGCTCACGGACACCGTGGGCTTCATCCGCCGCCTGCCCCCGGACCTGCGCGAGGCCTTCCGGGCCACCCTGGAGGAGTTGGAGTCCGCGGACGTGCTCGTGCACGTGGCCGACGCCTCGCATCCCGAGGCCGAGGAGCAGATCGAGGCCGTGGAGAGCATCCTGCGGGAGCTGGAACTGGACGAGGCGCCGCGCATCCTGGCGCTGAACAAGTGGGACCTGCTGGACGAGGAGGCCCGCGAGACCGCCCGGCGGCTCCATCCCCAGGCCATTCCCATCTCGGCCCTGGAGCGCCCCGGCCTGGAGCCCCTGGTGCAGGCGATCCTGAGTCTCATCCCCTGGGACAAGCGGGACAAGGCCCGGGCCCCCGGGGAATAG
- a CDS encoding ribonuclease catalytic domain-containing protein, which produces MPKPPKIGGFIHPGCVVEFLQGNQAHLAWVQEETSGRLRLFTHTKRETVLAAARVLPWTGPEYPGQAGRQEMLDRLTEHHKRREALESRVDAMEIWEMAQGEVDKAPVEWFAGLVWEKPGPDEIAATGRALLAAKTHFKFQPPDFEVYPAEKVDARLNQQNEARERERLVDGGQALFKALWERRRSGQGPALPPVDEDVAERLRGLLRSVLAKSLDERDAKLWDMLRKGLPDHPHLALLLAEAWGSVEPHHNSLLDEAGFAWGDAWSSDFAGEMEDQRRAFEAARRDPEPLALVSIDAPTTRDIDDAFHIEREPGGGYRLWIALACPTATWTFGSPLDQAVFSRATSLYLPEGTSHMMPEALGTDLFSLRAGETRASLLVETVLDERGLPLSVEPRLAFIRVQANVSYADAEAALEQGGDPRLALALELAEKRLARRVEDGASVIQRPDPEVILEGSGRDVRVSVEVKEPHPRAELVISEFMILANAGMAAWAREHGVPLLHRTQDIALPPEAAGVFSEPSDIFAAVKLLTPPSLEVTPRRHAALGVPAYSPISSPIRRYTDLVNMAQAASFLATGAPRLDREALEALLPNLSGRIQAVSVIQRYRPRYWKLLFLAQHGRTPHPAVLVDDSGPYPTLALPQLQINVRAPRHMLGDKLYPGQRFDLVFGRVDPLTNELKVLEAHEG; this is translated from the coding sequence ATGCCCAAGCCCCCCAAGATCGGCGGGTTCATCCATCCCGGCTGCGTGGTCGAGTTCCTGCAGGGCAACCAGGCCCACCTGGCCTGGGTCCAGGAGGAGACCTCGGGACGCCTGCGCCTGTTCACCCACACCAAGCGGGAGACGGTGCTGGCCGCCGCCCGGGTCCTGCCCTGGACCGGGCCGGAATATCCCGGCCAGGCCGGACGCCAGGAGATGCTCGACCGTCTGACCGAGCACCACAAGCGCCGCGAGGCGCTGGAATCCCGGGTCGACGCCATGGAAATCTGGGAGATGGCCCAGGGCGAGGTGGACAAGGCCCCGGTGGAGTGGTTCGCCGGGCTGGTCTGGGAAAAGCCCGGGCCGGACGAGATCGCGGCCACGGGCCGAGCCCTGCTGGCCGCCAAGACGCATTTCAAGTTCCAGCCCCCGGACTTCGAGGTCTATCCGGCGGAGAAGGTCGACGCCCGCCTGAACCAGCAGAACGAGGCCCGCGAACGCGAACGGCTGGTGGACGGCGGCCAGGCCCTGTTCAAGGCCCTCTGGGAGCGCCGCCGGAGCGGCCAGGGCCCGGCCCTGCCGCCGGTGGACGAGGACGTGGCCGAGCGCCTGCGCGGCCTGCTCCGCTCGGTCCTGGCCAAATCCCTGGACGAGCGCGACGCCAAGCTCTGGGACATGCTGCGCAAGGGCCTGCCCGACCACCCGCACCTGGCCCTGCTCCTGGCCGAGGCCTGGGGCTCGGTGGAGCCGCACCACAACTCCCTGCTCGACGAGGCGGGCTTCGCCTGGGGCGACGCATGGAGTTCCGACTTCGCGGGGGAAATGGAAGACCAGCGCCGGGCTTTCGAGGCGGCGCGCCGCGACCCCGAACCCCTGGCCCTGGTGAGCATCGACGCGCCCACCACCCGGGACATCGACGACGCCTTCCACATCGAACGCGAACCCGGCGGGGGCTACCGCCTGTGGATCGCCCTGGCCTGCCCCACCGCGACCTGGACCTTCGGCTCGCCCCTGGACCAGGCCGTGTTTTCCCGGGCCACAAGCCTCTACCTGCCCGAGGGCACGAGCCACATGATGCCCGAGGCCCTGGGCACGGACCTCTTCAGCCTGCGGGCCGGGGAGACGCGGGCCTCGCTGCTGGTGGAGACGGTCCTGGACGAACGGGGCCTGCCCCTGTCCGTGGAGCCGCGCCTGGCCTTCATCCGCGTGCAGGCGAACGTCTCCTACGCCGACGCCGAGGCGGCCCTGGAGCAAGGCGGCGACCCGCGCCTGGCCCTGGCCCTGGAACTGGCCGAAAAGCGGCTGGCCCGGCGCGTGGAGGACGGGGCCTCGGTGATCCAGCGGCCCGACCCGGAGGTGATCCTGGAAGGCTCGGGCCGCGACGTGCGCGTGTCCGTGGAGGTCAAGGAGCCGCATCCGCGCGCCGAGCTCGTCATCAGCGAATTCATGATCCTGGCCAACGCGGGCATGGCCGCCTGGGCCCGGGAGCACGGCGTGCCGCTGCTGCACCGCACCCAGGACATCGCCCTGCCTCCGGAAGCCGCCGGGGTGTTCAGCGAGCCCTCGGACATCTTCGCGGCGGTCAAACTGCTCACCCCGCCGAGCCTGGAAGTCACGCCGCGCCGCCACGCGGCCCTCGGCGTCCCGGCCTACAGCCCGATCTCCTCGCCCATCCGGCGCTACACCGACCTGGTGAACATGGCCCAGGCCGCCTCGTTCCTGGCCACCGGCGCGCCCCGGCTGGACCGCGAGGCCCTGGAGGCCCTGCTGCCCAACCTCTCGGGCCGCATCCAGGCCGTGTCCGTGATCCAACGCTACCGCCCGCGCTACTGGAAGCTGCTCTTCCTGGCCCAGCACGGCCGCACCCCGCACCCCGCCGTGCTGGTGGACGACTCCGGGCCCTACCCCACCCTGGCCCTGCCCCAGCTCCAGATCAACGTGCGCGCCCCGCGCCACATGCTCGGAGACAAGCTCTATCCCGGCCAGCGCTTCGACCTCGTCTTCGGCCGCGTCGATCCCCTGACCAACGAGCTGAAGGTCCTGGAGGCCCACGAAGGCTGA
- a CDS encoding TraR/DksA C4-type zinc finger protein → MTAEQLSRLRGIVEDEIREIRQALDAWRSCNGLDENGDSRVEDCAARVVYLGWKEKTEGRLTELRLLLDRMDEDEFGICEECGEDIPWRRLELLPATTHCARCMERLEDAARGA, encoded by the coding sequence ATGACCGCGGAACAGTTGTCGAGATTGCGAGGAATCGTGGAGGACGAGATCCGGGAGATCCGGCAGGCGCTGGACGCCTGGAGGTCCTGCAACGGCCTGGACGAGAACGGCGACAGCCGGGTGGAGGACTGCGCCGCGCGCGTGGTCTACCTCGGCTGGAAGGAGAAGACGGAGGGCCGCCTGACGGAACTGCGCCTTCTCCTGGACCGCATGGACGAGGACGAGTTCGGCATATGCGAGGAATGCGGCGAGGACATCCCCTGGAGACGGCTGGAGCTTCTGCCCGCCACCACCCATTGCGCACGTTGCATGGAGCGCCTGGAGGACGCCGCGCGCGGCGCATGA
- a CDS encoding IMP cyclohydrolase has product MSDLKKMYSTLQQDPFPEEMRLSLGGQELVFRKRVWRIGGETLGLRYGENPDQPAALYELSGGGLSVGGVAFRGPGKGLVSALTEEHMIQSGKHPGKINLTDVDNGLNILQYLSAKPAAVILKHNNPCGAAWNDEGLAAALERAHMSDRIAAFGGAIVVNRPLDKATAEHIDSAYFEVVAAPDYEPGAVDVLKKRKNLRILRIPGIADLASLSREPFLDVKSLMDGGVVLQFSFRNRILDAADFIPATAEKDGNHFAARKPTKAEAEDLLFAWAVEAGVTSNSILMVRDGVTTAIGTGEQDRVGCVDLTIAKALTKYADMLAFQELNLSIYELRLKARGDKALTDKLADIEARAREARGGLPGSVAVSDGFFPFRDGVDLLIGAGVTAIAQPGGSIRDFEVIQAVNEAAPQVAMVFTGQRSFRH; this is encoded by the coding sequence ATGAGCGACCTGAAGAAGATGTACTCCACCCTGCAGCAGGATCCCTTTCCCGAGGAGATGCGGCTGAGCCTCGGCGGCCAGGAACTCGTCTTCCGCAAGCGCGTCTGGCGCATCGGCGGCGAAACCCTGGGTCTGCGCTACGGCGAGAACCCGGACCAGCCCGCCGCGCTCTACGAGCTCAGCGGGGGCGGGCTCTCCGTGGGCGGCGTGGCCTTCCGGGGCCCGGGCAAGGGCCTCGTCTCGGCGCTCACCGAGGAGCACATGATCCAGTCCGGCAAGCACCCGGGCAAGATCAACCTCACCGACGTGGACAACGGCCTGAACATCCTCCAGTACCTCTCGGCCAAGCCCGCCGCCGTGATCCTCAAACACAACAACCCCTGCGGCGCGGCCTGGAACGACGAGGGCCTGGCCGCGGCCCTGGAGCGGGCCCACATGTCCGACCGCATCGCGGCCTTCGGCGGGGCCATCGTGGTCAACCGGCCCCTGGACAAGGCCACGGCCGAGCACATCGACTCGGCCTACTTCGAGGTGGTGGCCGCCCCGGACTACGAGCCCGGCGCGGTGGACGTCCTCAAGAAGCGCAAAAACCTGCGCATCCTGCGGATCCCGGGCATCGCGGACCTGGCCTCCCTCTCCCGCGAGCCCTTCCTGGACGTGAAGTCGCTCATGGACGGCGGGGTCGTGCTCCAGTTCTCCTTCCGCAACCGCATCCTGGACGCCGCGGACTTCATCCCGGCCACGGCCGAGAAGGACGGCAACCACTTCGCGGCGCGCAAGCCCACCAAGGCCGAGGCCGAGGACCTGCTCTTCGCCTGGGCCGTGGAGGCGGGCGTGACCTCCAACTCCATCCTCATGGTCCGCGACGGCGTGACCACGGCCATCGGCACCGGCGAGCAGGACCGCGTGGGCTGCGTGGACCTGACCATCGCCAAGGCCCTGACCAAGTACGCCGACATGCTGGCCTTCCAGGAACTGAACCTGTCCATCTACGAACTGCGGCTCAAGGCGCGCGGAGACAAGGCCCTGACCGACAAGCTGGCCGACATCGAGGCCCGCGCCCGCGAGGCCCGGGGCGGCCTGCCCGGCTCGGTGGCCGTGTCCGACGGGTTCTTCCCCTTCCGCGACGGCGTGGACCTGCTCATCGGCGCGGGCGTCACCGCCATCGCCCAGCCCGGCGGCTCCATCCGCGACTTCGAGGTCATCCAGGCCGTGAACGAGGCCGCCCCCCAGGTGGCCATGGTCTTCACCGGCCAGCGTTCCTTCCGCCACTAG
- a CDS encoding adenylosuccinate synthase gives MSNIVVFGSQWGDEGKGKIVDMLAEKAAAIVRFQGGNNAGHTLVVGGDKCVLHLIPSGILHPGKVCLIGNGVVLDPEVFCREIDTLAAKGVDVTPRRLMISKKTHVIMPYHRRMDGCREAARDAAGKIGTTGRGIGPCYEDKMARVGVRAGDLTDFKLLQEKIARALEEKNVLFRHLFGCEPLDPAAVFEEVKPFAERIRAYLGDVSSAIQKVKKSGGMVLFEGAQGTHLDIDHGTYPYVTSSSTVTGNAASGSGCSPRELTRIIAIVKAYTTRVGGGPFPTELNDEVGDYLQSKGGEFGATTGRKRRCGWLDAVVLRESVRLNGPTELAITKLDVLSGLSELKICTRYRYGGEEVLYPPQEQNALAHVEPIYETLPGWSEDITKARGYDDLPENARAYLNRVEQLLGVPVGLVSVGPERGQTF, from the coding sequence ATGTCGAATATCGTCGTGTTCGGCTCCCAATGGGGAGACGAGGGCAAGGGCAAGATCGTGGACATGCTGGCCGAGAAGGCCGCGGCCATCGTTCGTTTCCAGGGCGGCAACAACGCCGGCCACACCCTGGTGGTGGGCGGCGACAAGTGCGTCCTGCACCTCATCCCCTCGGGCATCCTGCACCCCGGCAAGGTCTGCCTCATCGGCAACGGCGTGGTCCTGGACCCGGAGGTCTTCTGCCGCGAGATCGACACCCTGGCGGCCAAGGGCGTGGACGTCACGCCCCGGCGGCTCATGATTTCCAAGAAGACCCACGTGATCATGCCTTACCACCGGCGCATGGACGGCTGCCGCGAGGCGGCCCGCGACGCGGCCGGGAAGATCGGCACCACCGGCCGGGGCATCGGCCCCTGCTATGAGGACAAGATGGCCCGGGTTGGCGTGCGCGCGGGCGACCTGACCGACTTCAAGCTGCTCCAGGAAAAGATCGCCCGCGCCCTGGAGGAGAAGAACGTTCTCTTCCGCCACCTCTTCGGCTGCGAGCCCCTGGATCCCGCGGCGGTCTTCGAGGAGGTCAAGCCCTTCGCCGAGCGCATCCGCGCCTACCTGGGCGACGTCTCCTCGGCCATCCAGAAGGTCAAGAAGTCCGGCGGCATGGTCCTCTTCGAGGGGGCCCAGGGCACGCACCTGGACATCGACCACGGCACCTATCCCTACGTGACCTCCTCGTCCACGGTCACGGGCAACGCGGCCTCGGGCTCCGGCTGCTCGCCCCGCGAGCTCACCCGGATCATCGCCATCGTCAAGGCCTACACCACCCGCGTGGGCGGCGGCCCCTTCCCCACGGAGCTCAACGACGAGGTGGGCGACTACCTCCAGAGCAAGGGCGGCGAGTTCGGGGCCACCACCGGCCGCAAGCGCCGCTGCGGCTGGCTGGACGCCGTGGTCCTGCGCGAGTCCGTGCGCCTGAACGGGCCCACCGAGCTGGCCATCACCAAGCTGGACGTGCTCTCCGGCCTGTCCGAACTGAAGATCTGCACCCGCTACCGCTACGGCGGCGAGGAAGTGCTCTATCCGCCCCAGGAGCAGAACGCCTTGGCCCACGTGGAGCCGATCTACGAGACCCTGCCGGGCTGGAGCGAGGACATCACCAAGGCCCGGGGCTATGACGACCTGCCGGAGAACGCCCGGGCCTACCTGAACCGGGTCGAGCAGCTGCTCGGCGTGCCCGTGGGCCTCGTGTCCGTGGGCCCGGAGCGGGGCCAGACGTTCTAG
- a CDS encoding cation diffusion facilitator family transporter codes for MRTHRVPPRYALYSILASLLTLTLKFTAFALTSSVGLLSDATESLVNLTAGVIALTILIIAARPADEKHAYGHGKAEYFSSGAEGVLIIVAAGGIAWAAWQRFLAPVPLGNLGPGLLVAVLASIVNVVAARILLSAAKRFDSITLEADARHLLTDVWTSAGMIAGLCILFVVPSWLILDPIIAGIMAVNIVFTGVSLIRRSVAGLMDEALPEEQMHAIEEAIRSVLPDAEYHGLRARKAGAARFVDFHLLVPGGTTVQAAHDLTCDMEEAIRARLPRSQVTVHVEPLEDDASKDGDHVGGICSDGKKTAE; via the coding sequence ATGAGGACCCACCGGGTTCCTCCCCGCTACGCGCTCTACTCGATCCTCGCCTCCCTGCTGACGCTGACTCTCAAATTCACGGCCTTCGCCCTGACCTCCTCGGTGGGCCTGCTCTCCGACGCCACGGAATCCCTGGTGAACCTCACCGCCGGGGTCATCGCCCTGACCATCCTGATCATCGCCGCCCGCCCGGCGGACGAGAAGCACGCCTACGGCCACGGCAAGGCCGAGTACTTCTCCAGCGGAGCCGAGGGCGTGCTCATCATCGTGGCCGCCGGGGGCATCGCCTGGGCCGCTTGGCAACGCTTCCTCGCGCCGGTGCCGCTGGGCAACCTGGGCCCGGGCCTCCTGGTGGCCGTGCTGGCCTCGATCGTGAACGTCGTGGCCGCGCGCATTCTGCTCTCGGCGGCCAAGCGCTTCGACAGCATCACCCTGGAGGCCGACGCCCGGCATCTGCTCACCGACGTCTGGACCTCGGCGGGCATGATCGCCGGACTCTGCATCCTCTTCGTGGTCCCCTCCTGGCTCATCCTGGACCCGATCATCGCCGGGATCATGGCCGTGAACATCGTCTTCACCGGCGTCTCGCTCATCCGGCGCTCCGTGGCCGGGCTCATGGACGAGGCCCTGCCCGAGGAGCAGATGCACGCCATCGAGGAGGCCATCCGCTCCGTGCTCCCGGACGCCGAATACCACGGGCTGCGGGCCCGCAAGGCCGGAGCCGCGCGGTTCGTGGACTTCCATCTGCTCGTGCCGGGAGGAACCACGGTCCAGGCCGCGCACGACCTGACCTGCGACATGGAGGAGGCCATCCGCGCCCGCCTGCCCCGCAGCCAGGTCACGGTGCACGTGGAGCCCCTGGAGGACGACGCCTCCAAGGACGGCGACCACGTGGGCGGCATTTGCAGCGACGGGAAGAAAACAGCGGAGTGA